One region of SAR324 cluster bacterium genomic DNA includes:
- the trkA gene encoding Trk system potassium transporter TrkA, with protein MNVILCGCGAVGMYLLSELTKINAQILVIESDPAVGEEVRDNFDVMVINESALSCHAYEMASTIANDLFIAVLGNDAENLVACMMAKKYGIKRTIARIGSNKFFKTQEGSYDNFLGVDMVISPESLTAQEINRLIRSYGALSVYQFAGGKVEAARMKLSAGSSWIGYAIQDIKLPKDIMIGAVIEKGAFQMARGGTMIRQDSELMLIGLSESIHKHVMEHGHLVKEHRDKIFFGGLSPSSRMTLGLMENLHSKIQIIEQSRSVCESLAEEFPQISVIQGDSTNSRKLQEENIDLCRTFLACSPDDSLNLTMSLVAKQQHIDHIIALVRDVNRLSIFEQLEINRLICPNKLTGDEIMRFVQGELYKGLRILENGAAELFEVVLPENAPITQSPLREIIMPVGALIGGVKRDDQVFMPHGDNQLRAGDHVVVMVTTRVKKAMQRLLGL; from the coding sequence GTGAACGTAATTTTGTGTGGGTGCGGCGCTGTCGGCATGTATCTTCTGTCCGAGTTGACCAAGATCAATGCGCAGATTCTGGTGATTGAATCCGATCCGGCTGTTGGTGAAGAGGTCCGGGACAATTTTGATGTCATGGTGATCAATGAATCCGCACTATCCTGTCATGCCTATGAAATGGCCAGCACCATTGCCAATGACCTGTTTATCGCGGTGCTCGGTAACGACGCGGAAAATCTGGTAGCCTGCATGATGGCAAAAAAATATGGCATCAAGCGGACCATTGCCCGGATCGGATCCAACAAATTTTTCAAAACCCAGGAAGGCTCCTACGATAATTTTCTGGGAGTCGATATGGTGATTTCTCCCGAAAGTCTCACCGCTCAGGAAATCAACCGGCTCATCCGCAGTTACGGTGCCCTTTCGGTCTATCAGTTTGCCGGTGGAAAAGTGGAAGCCGCACGCATGAAACTGTCGGCCGGGTCTTCATGGATCGGTTATGCCATTCAGGATATCAAACTGCCGAAAGACATCATGATCGGCGCCGTCATCGAAAAAGGCGCTTTTCAAATGGCACGGGGTGGAACCATGATCCGCCAGGACAGTGAGCTCATGCTGATTGGTTTGTCTGAAAGCATCCACAAGCATGTGATGGAACACGGTCATCTGGTCAAGGAACATCGGGACAAAATCTTTTTTGGCGGACTGAGCCCCAGTAGTCGGATGACCTTGGGACTCATGGAGAACCTGCATTCAAAAATTCAGATCATCGAGCAGTCACGATCTGTCTGTGAAAGCCTGGCTGAGGAATTCCCCCAGATTTCTGTCATCCAGGGAGACAGCACCAATTCCAGAAAACTTCAGGAGGAAAACATTGATCTATGCCGCACTTTTCTGGCGTGCAGTCCCGATGATTCGCTCAACCTGACCATGTCGCTGGTCGCCAAACAACAGCATATAGACCATATCATCGCGTTGGTGCGTGATGTGAACCGACTCTCAATTTTTGAACAACTGGAAATCAATCGTCTGATTTGTCCCAACAAGTTGACTGGTGATGAAATCATGCGTTTTGTTCAGGGAGAACTTTATAAGGGCTTACGGATTCTGGAGAATGGCGCCGCGGAATTATTTGAGGTCGTTTTGCCTGAAAACGCGCCTATTACCCAATCGCCTCTACGTGAAATCATCATGCCGGTAGGGGCCTTGATTGGCGGCGTGAAACGCGATGATCAGGTGTTCATGCCTCATGGTGACAATCAGTTACGCGCAGGCGATCATGTCGTGGTCATGGTCACGACCCGTGTTAAAAAAGCAATGCAACGATTATTGGGATTATGA
- a CDS encoding TrkH family potassium uptake protein, with translation MTFKVFFSICGTLHLLLALLLLPPLIWCWDQQLGKHFIFTSIATALIGIVFRRIGKGAPKILMPRDALAIVAYSWFALSMVGALPYWESHAIPSFADAWFESVSGFTTTGSTILSDIEGLPQGLHFWRTLTHWIGGLGVVVLFVSVFPALGVGGKNLFKMEVPGPITESVTPKIKDTSRNLWYTYLLLTAVEALLLWFSGMSWFDALTHSFATMATGGFSTKNASIAYFNSPTIEWIIIVFMFLAGANFGLYYMLTKKQWRSVLKDAELRFYAILTLLSAGFIALMLFLEKGYDAHRAIRSALFQVIALITTTGFASDDYELYPIATHLVLFFLLFTGGCAGSTAGGIKLFRIVLIGKTLFHELELSFRPSLVSKIRVGNTIISNDLIRTVLAFVGVYFAFITFGALCLGLEGHDMLTSMTAAMTAVGNVGPGFGTIGPTENFAHFSSPAKILLAFLMLLGRLEFFTLLGLLHWKFWKR, from the coding sequence ATGACATTTAAAGTATTTTTTAGTATTTGTGGCACATTACACTTGTTGCTGGCCCTTCTGTTATTACCGCCATTGATCTGGTGCTGGGATCAACAACTGGGCAAACACTTTATCTTTACCTCCATCGCAACAGCCTTGATTGGCATAGTTTTCCGCAGAATTGGCAAAGGCGCTCCCAAAATTCTGATGCCCCGAGACGCCCTGGCGATTGTCGCTTATTCGTGGTTTGCTCTTTCCATGGTTGGCGCCCTCCCTTATTGGGAAAGCCATGCCATCCCCAGTTTTGCTGATGCATGGTTCGAATCCGTGTCAGGCTTCACGACCACCGGTTCCACTATTTTGTCTGACATCGAAGGTCTACCGCAAGGATTGCATTTCTGGCGAACCTTGACTCACTGGATTGGCGGGTTGGGTGTTGTTGTGTTGTTCGTGAGCGTTTTTCCTGCCTTGGGCGTTGGTGGAAAAAACCTGTTCAAAATGGAAGTTCCGGGGCCAATCACTGAATCTGTAACCCCCAAAATCAAGGATACCTCACGTAATTTGTGGTACACGTATCTTTTGTTGACCGCTGTGGAAGCCCTTCTGTTGTGGTTCAGCGGCATGTCCTGGTTTGATGCGCTCACCCATAGTTTTGCGACCATGGCGACTGGAGGATTTTCCACAAAAAATGCCAGTATCGCCTATTTCAACTCTCCCACCATTGAATGGATTATTATTGTGTTCATGTTTCTGGCTGGAGCCAATTTCGGTTTATACTACATGCTCACAAAAAAGCAGTGGCGTAGTGTGTTGAAAGACGCTGAGCTTAGGTTTTACGCGATTCTGACACTGCTGTCCGCCGGGTTCATCGCGTTGATGCTGTTTCTGGAAAAAGGCTATGATGCCCATCGAGCCATTCGATCAGCTCTTTTTCAGGTCATCGCACTGATCACAACCACTGGGTTTGCCTCCGATGATTATGAGTTATACCCGATCGCGACTCATCTGGTGCTGTTTTTTCTGTTATTCACTGGAGGGTGTGCCGGTTCAACAGCAGGCGGCATCAAACTGTTCCGTATCGTTCTGATTGGAAAAACTCTGTTTCATGAACTGGAACTCAGTTTCCGCCCATCCCTGGTGAGCAAAATACGCGTGGGTAACACCATTATTTCCAATGACCTGATTCGTACTGTTCTGGCGTTTGTCGGTGTTTATTTCGCGTTTATCACGTTCGGAGCCTTATGCCTCGGGCTGGAAGGACACGACATGCTGACATCCATGACAGCCGCCATGACCGCAGTCGGTAATGTCGGGCCGGGATTTGGAACCATTGGTCCGACAGAAAATTTTGCCCATTTCAGTTCACCTGCCAAAATTTTACTTGCGTTTCTTATGCTACTGGGACGTCTTGAATTTTTTACTCTTCTGGGATTGCTCCACTGGAAGTTTTGGAAACGTTAA
- a CDS encoding response regulator, which yields MALSAANLINSIYNDRVLLLEGNEVMRRFYEEHLEFSGFEVHCATTQEEAYNILEYVPVNLIVCNEYLESRNNIPFIVRLRKKHNSSNILILTSNEDRVWELLPEDPYIQTFPVPENIDEFLKGDINQFVSLVAMSLVERTGILLVNDNSNERMEIENILISNNYRICSVNSGQEGLSMIQRALRTRYQIHLTILDIFNRYYPGLRFLEDLSRDYPELPIILLTSVEVSQEKLDRIHQHNNVKVLLKKDISAMLLPHIRTLLSGSV from the coding sequence ATGGCCCTGAGTGCCGCCAATTTAATCAATAGCATTTATAACGACCGTGTGCTTCTGCTCGAAGGCAATGAAGTCATGCGACGTTTTTATGAAGAACATCTTGAATTTTCAGGCTTTGAGGTTCACTGCGCGACCACGCAAGAGGAGGCTTATAATATTCTGGAGTATGTGCCAGTCAACCTGATTGTATGCAACGAATATCTGGAATCACGCAATAACATTCCATTTATTGTCCGATTGAGAAAAAAACATAATTCCAGCAATATTCTGATTTTAACCAGCAATGAAGACCGTGTCTGGGAACTCCTTCCTGAGGACCCCTATATCCAGACGTTTCCTGTTCCGGAAAATATTGATGAATTTCTTAAAGGCGATATCAACCAGTTCGTGTCGCTGGTCGCCATGTCACTGGTGGAACGAACAGGTATTCTGCTGGTAAACGACAATAGCAATGAACGAATGGAAATAGAAAACATTCTGATCAGTAATAATTACAGGATTTGTAGTGTGAACAGTGGCCAGGAAGGCTTATCCATGATTCAGCGGGCTTTGCGGACGCGATATCAGATTCATCTGACGATTCTGGACATTTTTAATCGGTATTATCCCGGATTGAGGTTTCTGGAAGACCTTTCACGGGATTATCCTGAGTTGCCTATTATCCTGCTGACTTCTGTCGAAGTTTCACAAGAAAAACTGGACCGGATTCATCAGCATAACAATGTCAAAGTTCTTCTGAAAAAAGACATTTCAGCAATGTTGCTTCCGCATATCCGAACACTGCTGTCCGGGTCCGTATGA
- a CDS encoding 3'-5' exonuclease domain-containing protein 2 has product MPETYISRIRKEDIEQFPLAEYQGNIELVDSYEKLEAALEDCFKTPVLGFDTETRPAFQKGVQYPVSLIQLATENTVYLIRLNMIEITEALSQLLSDENIVKAGVALHQDLQGLNALKPFRPGGFADLSHMARERQIETLGLRSLAAIVLGVRISKRAKLSNWAKPELTEEQIVYAATDAWISREIYLGFIGNPEDPVSVAKETLKS; this is encoded by the coding sequence ATGCCTGAAACCTATATTTCACGAATCCGCAAGGAAGATATTGAACAGTTTCCGTTAGCCGAGTATCAGGGCAACATTGAGTTGGTAGACTCGTATGAAAAACTTGAGGCAGCCCTTGAGGATTGCTTCAAAACACCAGTGCTGGGCTTTGACACTGAAACACGACCGGCCTTTCAGAAAGGGGTGCAATATCCTGTATCGCTCATCCAGTTGGCCACCGAAAACACGGTCTATTTGATCCGCCTCAATATGATTGAAATCACAGAAGCACTGAGTCAACTCCTGTCGGATGAAAATATTGTGAAAGCCGGCGTCGCTTTGCACCAGGACCTTCAGGGATTGAATGCCCTGAAACCGTTTCGCCCCGGAGGCTTCGCGGATCTAAGTCACATGGCTCGTGAGCGCCAGATTGAAACGTTGGGCTTGCGCAGTCTGGCGGCAATTGTATTGGGGGTCCGTATTTCCAAACGAGCCAAGCTTTCAAATTGGGCCAAACCGGAACTTACAGAGGAACAAATTGTTTATGCGGCGACCGATGCCTGGATCAGTCGTGAAATATATCTTGGTTTTATCGGAAATCCGGAGGATCCGGTTTCAGTCGCCAAAGAAACGTTGAAATCCTGA